The genomic DNA ACGAACTCATCGTGCTCGATTCCTTTCTCCTGGGAGTTGGCCTGGCACGGATTCTTCCGCCAGGCAGATTCTTCCGCCACTGATTACCGGCGAATAGGCAGTGGTGCAATGGATTACAGCCGAATAGATTCTTCCGCCACTGATTACCGGCGAATCGGCGGTAGCGCCGCCGCGAAACAACGGTGAAGAAGGATAAGCGAAAATGGGTTACAAATAGGGAAATGTAAAAAATGTAACCAATTCTCCTCACGCCGTATTTATATATGTGATTAAAGGGCTTGTTTAACAATGCTTTTATTTGAACGTTATTTATACTTATTCAGTTTTTAGAATTTCAATGAATTTCTGTTTGAAATATGTGCTTTTAGCATTTTCAGTTTTTGAGAGTGAGGTTTCTGTAACCTTGAAATTAATAGTGCTGTCGTGTACTTTTTGTCCCATAAAATATTTGCCCATTTCATTTTCGTCCGccctataaaaatatgacatttccatttatgaaaagttATCACAATTTATTACTCAATTACATCAAATTGTTTATAACTTATACTACcattaaaatactaataataatgtgaatttcactattcactaacactattttaccTATCATTTTCATCCTATTTCTCTTACTctatcaattttatcttaattctcgtaTTATATTATATGCCTATATTTTTGTAGAACGAAggatatggagtattatattttatctacaaaaacaaTGTAAACTGTTATCCAGAgtactaatattattaataattttaaatgaacTATTATTATTAGGGTTAgatcgatacgatatatcgcatcaaaaacattgtatcgtttatcgtatcgaaaataacgatatgaaagaatttcatatcgttatcgtatcgaaagttttgTTATATCGAATGTCGAtttatcgaactttcgatatgtataatatcaatatcattaccgtatcgatatttcgatatatcgtaccaaAATTCGATATATCATTCAGAACGATATATCGAAGATCGATTTGATTTCGATATATACGGTATATATCGATAATTCAATATGTATTGATTTTAAACTTcaatatgtattgaatttcgatatgtttcgatatatatttattattttaaactccaacatgtattgaatttcaatatgtttcgatatatatttatgattttaaactTCAATATGTATTGAATTACAATATGTTTTCGATATATACGGTGTATATCAATAATTCAATATGTATTGATTTTCGATATAACTCGATATActgaaaatatcgatatatatatatatatatatatatatatagggagatgatcaaaataagtatgtgtttaaatccagaaatgcagaccaaatcttggccctaggattagatgatctaatggtcaataattaaccaagaacaacggaaggtcataattaagcaattttaggtcatattataatatttgagtttaatgtcatgctaagatcgttttaggtcatgctttgttagcatgacctaaaaattacctaattatgacctaaaagtaacctaattatgatattgttctgcgtttctgtatttaaatctagttttgcatagatcaaaaccctatatatatatatatatatatatatatatatatatatatatatatatatatatatatatatataaataatagtgatctagggcaagagccccttaaacctataactagagaacaaatcatagccacaagatcaagaaaatcaagggctagtattaatacatgtaattttctaatttaaggagaaattagttccctcaatcacaaatttactccataataacaaggcgggggtattatGGTAATTTTGTAAAAGCTTGATAACAAAATCAGGTTAGGTCGCCCAGCAGAAGCTTCAAATCCCCTTCCTCTGCATCTTCCGCAACGGCACCGGCGTCTCCAACGGCCGCCCCGTCTACACCGTGGACTCTGGCACATCGCCGCCGAGGTCTTCTCCAACATCGTCACTGCAATCGAAATTCAGGCTGCCCCTATTTTTCAAAGGATTAGTTAGGTTTGCCATTACCACTGTATGTTGGCACGAAGTTAGGCTGAAATAAAACGCTTTATTCAAAATGATCTTTTCTAAGTTGCATTTTCTGTCTGGTAATTTGGTAGTATACGATATTTTATTGTTCATATTCAAGTGAATATTACACGCTGGTATCGAAGCGTTGGACTTCTCTTTTAAGAGAAGAGATAATAATGTGGATGCTATTTTCACATTGTAATTTGCCTGACTTATTCTCTGTAAATATATCCAAAAACAagagtattaaaaaaattctaGCCTGAACGCTTGCAAAACAGTCGTAGCTCAACTAATAAttgagaattttttttgttaacaagagtgaagtaaaatcatgctaatattgatgtgttttgtcaacaagagtgaagtaaaatcatgctaatagtgatgtattttgttaacaagagtgaagtaaaatcatgctaagagtgatgtgttttgttaacaagagtgaagtaaaatcatgctaagagtgatgtgttttgtcaacaagagtgaagtaaaatcataataagagtgatgtgttttgtaaacaacagtgaagtaaaatcataataagagtggtgtgttttgtaaacaagagtgaagtaaaatcatgctaagagtgatgtgttttgttaacaagagtgaagtaaagagtgatgtgttttgtaaacgagagtgaagtaaaatcatgctaagagtgatgtgttttgttaacgagagtgaagtaaaatcatgctaagagtgatgtgttttgttaacgagagtgaagtaaaatcatgctaagagtgatgtgttttgttaacaagagtgaagtaaaatcatgctaagagtgatgtgttttgtaaacaacagcgaagtaaaatcataataagagtgatgtgttttgtaaacaagagtgaagtaaaatcatgctaagagtgatgtgttttgttaacaagagtgaagtaaaatcatgttaagagtgatgtgttttgttaacaagagtgaagtaaaatcatgctaatatatagtgatgtgttttgttaacaagagtgaagtaaaatcatgctaatagtgatgtgttttgttaacaagagtgaagtaaaatcatgctaagagtgatgtgttttgtaaacaacagtgaagtaaaatcataataagagtgatgtgttttgtacacaagagtgaagtaataaGCGCTTTTCTTCCCTACCCTTCCCTATCTTTCTCCCAACTAAAAAAGAAACCAAAAAAGCTAAGAGCACTTTTGTGTTGAATTGTAAGTGAGGTGAAAAAGAATGGAGATAGAAGTTGTGAAGTGCGAGTGTTGCGGGCTGAAAGAAGAGTGCACAGAAGAGTACATCAACAAGGTGAAGGCCAAATTCGAGGGGAAGTGGTTGTGCGGATTATGCTCGGAAGCGGTGAGAGATGAAGTGAAGAAGCAATCCGAAACAATCACACTGTTTTACACACTCCCCTATCCACCACCCATTCTTCATTTTCTCCTCCGGACCCATAATCGCTCGCTCCTATTTATTGTTCATCATATTTGATTTTCCTGTTTACATTTGTTGTATTAATCTATATTCTTCATTCCAGAATTGATCTGTTAGACAGTTTTACGTCATGATTTTTCACAGAAGCATGATCTTTACCCAAACATATAAACGAAAGTTGGTACTGTACTTTGTAAATTATTCTCAAGGAATTGCTTAGCTAATGATAGGTTTCAAAAGGATTCAATGGAAGAAGACAAGGACAGGTTAGTTGAAACAGACCGACTCGAAAGGGGCCTGCTACTGGACCGCGCCCCGGATTCTGGTCAGTTCAACAACGACGATGACGAAGAGCTGCCGCCCCTCTACATAGCGTCGTTTCCGAAGCCGAAGAGAATTTCGTGAAATACCAGACGGCGAGGTGGATTCTCTACTAGCTGCTGCTAATACTCGCGTAGGGCATCGGCTTGTTCATGCTCATTTATCTGCCTCTACACCGAAGAAGGCGCAGAGCATGACGAGGAAGTCGAACTTGTCGAGCTTCCAGATGTGAGCGGCGGCGGGGGAGATCGATGAGGCCGATGACGGCGGTGATGATGATGGCCCCGAGCACGAGGTTAGGGGTGTAGTGGAAGAGCGGCATGAGGAAGAGGAGCGTGACCATCACCGTCACGGCCATAACGACGTTGGAGAGGACGGTGCAGCCTGCGTTGTGGTTGACGGCGGATCTGGAGAAGGCGTCAGTGGTGACGTAGCTGGAGGTAGAGGATATGTTCATGatcctattttatattttcatattgttatttccaaaaatacccttagcctattttgtattattaaaataataatatttgttccattaagatgtgtggctgagatttgctctctagttatacacttaagattagttatatcttgatcactaccttatttatatatatatatatatatatatatatatatatatatatatatatatatatatatatatatatatatatatatatatataaataatcttgtataactaattttaagtgtataactagagaacaaatctcagccacacatcttaatactccaaattaatcttatggcttAAATAATCTTgcagatttttataaaaaataatagccaaagggcatttttggaattTAATATCTCCAAATGTATCAACGTGAATTGTCTTAATCTGAAGGGCTGTTCGCGGCGATTCCCTTAGTTGCAGTTTACTTGTTCAATTGCTCCAACAATATCACCTATTTATGTTGATTTTTTGtttgactttttttttaattttttttggattttgatttttatttgttatttgatGATGAAATTTGGATGAGAATTTAGATtgcttgtttattttattttattttattttattttatttatattcatgAGATGATTGGTGATAGAGTTGATGctcgttttttttaaaattaacttcatatatttatatcatatatatgaaggagaaaattacaa from Salvia splendens isolate huo1 unplaced genomic scaffold, SspV2 ctg518, whole genome shotgun sequence includes the following:
- the LOC121790439 gene encoding uncharacterized protein LOC121790439, with the translated sequence MEIEVVKCECCGLKEECTEEYINKVKAKFEGKWLCGLCSEAVRDEVKKQSETITLNCLANDRFQKDSMEEDKDRLVETDRLERGLLLDRAPDSGQFNNDDDEELPPLYIASFPKPKRIS